GCCTTATTTAAATGAACCAATTCCAAGTTTTTGAACAAACAATAAAGTCTCTTTTTGAATGGTAATAATATGTTGCcttatttaaatattctttttttttaatccgaaTGTAATTTAATGTTGATCGAAAATCTTATACTATAATGTAATGACCAGTGGCATTTGTTTGTAATTAGTCTAGTTGAGGAAgggcttttaaaaaaataaagtgagAATGCATGTGGTGATGACACTTAGAAAATAACACATATGTACTAAACATATGAAGCCAaagttattttttatgaatgttCCGATTTTATTGGCAGATGTTAAGCTAAGACCTAGACGTGGTGATGCAAGAATAGAATTGTGTGCAGCTTACCTTAAAGGCCCATAATTGTGAGCCCAAATGTAAGAGGCTGAGGAAATTGTTTAAGCAGATAGACGAGAGACTGCCCAAAACGTGTATATGTTCTTCCGTAGCCACCCACCATTCTCTTTGACAAATTAGTTGTTAAACGAAGAAAATGGCGGAGTTGCTTTTGAGTTCGTCGGCACAGTCTTCTCTCAGACCCAGAGGGATCCTCTCGTTCAATACCCCTTCTGCTTCACCGATCCGAAGTCTCGCCTTCACTAGTTCCAAAGGTTTTCATCCTTTAGCGTTCAAATCTGCTCACCAAAGGTTGATCACTTCTATTACTGTTAACTGCGTCGATTCGGGAGCCAAAGCTGTTGAAGTCGAACCTGTGATcggcggaggaggaggtggtggaaTCGGAGGGGACAAGTTCGGCGGGGGTGGGGGAGGCGGCGATGATAATGACGAAGGAGAAGCCGGCGGGGAGGAGGAGACGCCTTTGCCTTTGTCTATGTCGCAGAAGTTGACTCTTGGTTACGCTTTCCTTGTTGGAGGTCAGATTCgctttttagggttttagactTAATTGGAGTCAGCTCAAGTTGATGCTTTAGAGGTTCTGTTTTGAATTGGCTTATGATTTTAACTATATGAGTTTTGTAAGTCTAGTGTCTATCTGTGTATGCATATCTAAACAATGAACTTGACTTATTGAAAAGTATTCAATCTGTTAAACTGTAGCTTATGGCTTCAATATGTCTGAAACTTGATGCAGTTGGTGGGCTGATGGGTTATCTGAAGAGCGGTAGCCAGAAATCGCTGCTTGCGGGTGGACTTTCAGCTGCTGTTCTGCTCTTTGTCTTCCGTGAGCTCCCAACTAAACCTGTTCTTGCTTCAACCATTGGTGTGGGTAAGGAAAGAAAGAGGTTTCCAGTAGCTTGCTATTTTTCTCCGTGAATGAAACTAATACTCTCTCATAACGCCTGAACTTGTTTTGTTAAAAGTGATGGCGGGTGCATTAACGTGGGTGATGGGAACTCGGTACATGGGTTCCAAGAAGATATTTCCGGCTGGAGTCGTGTCCTTCATGTCTTTCATTATGACCGGAGGATACATACATGGCATCATGCGCAGCCTTCACTAAGCAGCAGCCGCACCATCACTTAGCTTTGCAGTTGTGTCTAAACGTTTTCTCGGGTTTAAATTggactctgttttttttttctgtttgtttacTTATGTAAAAGTACGCAGctttgtatttgttttgtttgaacCGTACCAGAAATAAGAAAACTACCCAATGTTTAACTTTCTTATTTCTGATGGATTTAGTGGCCAGAATCCTAACTCATAGGTTGATGATCCTGACAAGAATTAAATCGATTTCTCGATTGATGTCCCATTTTGCTATACAACAGACAAGAACTTTACAAATTGTTGCGTCTTTGTGATCATAGACGTTCTTTGAAAGCATGACAATAACTGATATTTGAATTAATAACACATGTATTATTAAGCAAGTATAAGATAATTATATCCGTCTTAAACttagaaacatataaaattttctGTTTAACTCATAAACTCGAGTTAACTAGGGATTTCCATTCCAAATAGCTCTCAACTATGTCTAGACCACAAAGCTCCTTGACAACGGGCATTGAAGCTGGAACTGGCAACTGAAACATTAAACTCGGACCATCCTCACCCTTCCACATCCTTAGCTGTTTCCGCGCTTCTTTAATCGCCTCTCTTGTAGCGCAGTGCACCGAAGCTGCCAGTAGCAAAGGAGGCTCTCCTGAAGCTGTATTtacatacaaaaacaaaattactgAAAAGTTAATTCCAAGAtcttcaaatgtttttttcGTGTGTAAAAACTACGGACCTTTAGAAGAGAGTACACGCTTTTCATGGCGTCCACTATTCATCATCTCAACGTTGAACTGTCTTGGGATGGTGTCTACAGTCGGTATCTTGTATGTCCATGTGCTGTCTGTCACAAGGAGTCCTTCTGAATCGGTTATGTACTCTTCAAGCATGAAAAAACCAAGTCCTTGCACAAAAGCTCCTTCAATCTGAAGaccgaataaaaaaaaataataccatCACACAACTGTACTGTAAGTGAAGAAGAATaaatgtgtgtttgtgtgtgtgctctctattattattatttacctGTCCTAAATCGACAGCCGGATTGAGGCTTTTTCCGGAGTCATATAAGATATCTGTCTGTAGAACCGTGGTATGTCCGGTCAAAAGGTCTACCTCAACCTATATTGATTGATATACCAAAAGTTACTCGATTTCTATATTCCAAATTCAGAAGATAAATTGGGAGGAGAATACTAAAGAGAGAAGCTTACCTCGCTAACTGCAACACCATAGTTCAGGTACTTTGTGGGTTTTTCTTCTGGAGTATACAAGTCACTAGCTGATAAGTTCACTGACTGAGCATATGCCTGCGTTTATACATAAGAATCAAGAATTaatgagagagaaaaaaaatcaagaagcaGTCAGTGAgtctttaaagaaaaaaagaagagaaacctGAGAAATCAACTTGTTCCAGCTGATGGGACCATCCGATTTCTCCATTAGAGGTTTCAATCTCTTGACTAAGGTTTCGCAGCAGAGACGAACAGCTGCGCAGCTTCCCTCAGATGTTGTGCTACCTCCTGTAAAGTTTCCTTGGACCATACTCAATGTATCTGATTGTACAACTCTTATCTTATCCAGTAGCTCTTCAGTTGCACCACATTTGAGCAAACCAAGAGCATAGCTAGTCATTTGCTTCACCTTTGTCCATAAACCTTGTCCTAGCTCGATCCCACCAACCTCAACGACTATTGTTCCATCGCTCAAAACGCTTACTCTCCCTGGAGTTGCAAACATGGAAACCGGATAAATGATTGGAACTCGAGATATCCCTCGTTTTCTCCATATGTTAAACTCGTTGAACATTCGGACAATCGAAACCCGCTCTTCAAAGTTGGAAGATACACCCAGCTTATCCCACATGGAAGACAAAGTATACTCATGTGGCTCACCAGCAGCATCCTTGTAGAAGAGAGCTAAGCTCTCATATGTATGGAGATTAATATTTCTTATGGTATCAGCCTCCAAGGAGAGGCTAGAAGCTACATTTTCTATAATGGCTTCGGCGATATAGGTACCCTGAACATCCCCTGGTGCTCTCATGATTGCTTTACTTACCAGGTTCGTTTTGCAAAGTTTGATGTCAAAAGATATGGCTCCCCAATTGTACTTCTTCAACGCCCCAATGATATTCGATGGCATCAATATGCTAAGACCAAGAGTTGCTCCTGCATCAATTAGTATTTCTAGCTTCAAAGCTGTGATCTTCCCTGTGGATTTGAATCCAACGCTGTAGGTTATCTTCATTGGATGCCTCCCACCAGTCATGATCATATCGGTCTTACGGTTTACATATGTCCGCACAGGACGCTGCAGTTTATTAGCAGCAACAGCGCACGCTGCTGCAACCTGAGACGATGGAAAAGCTTTTTGACGTTTCTTGCGTAGAAAGTGAGTGAAAAGAAgacatttaattaaaaacaaaaaaacaaaaaacttaccGGCATTGCTTTGACAGCTTTTCCTCCAAAGCCTCCACCGACACGTCTGGCTATGACGCGGACCTTGTTTTCAGGGATGCCTAGGCAAGTAGCGACCGTGGAGTGTACGTACTGAGGGATCTGACATGAACTATAGACTACAATGGAGTTGTCTTCATCTGGCACTGCAAGAGCTGTTTGCGTCTCCATGTAGAAGAAGTATTGCGACCCAAGTCTTATCTGTTTCATATCAaagtattttttcttttttattttacaaaaaaaatgtgaaggagagagagagagactagaatCACAATACATACTTGGGAGCTGAGAATTTGATGATCAGCTTCGGACATTCCTTTTAAGGTGTCTCCAACTTGTTGTGGATATAAGAAAGGATAAATCTCAAACATGCTAGATTTCTTAACAGCCTCTTCCACAGACAAGATTGGTGGTTCCATATCCTCTGTTTCGTAATCAACTACTGCAAGATTAGCTGCAGTATCTGCATGCCTCTGCGTATCCGCAAcctgcaaaagaaaaaatatatattatgtgtgtTTGCTAGTGTGATGGAATGGAACATAACTTAAAAAAACTCATTGTTGACACAAGACTTACCAC
This genomic interval from Brassica napus cultivar Da-Ae chromosome A6, Da-Ae, whole genome shotgun sequence contains the following:
- the LOC106410246 gene encoding protein FATTY ACID EXPORT 2, chloroplastic; amino-acid sequence: MAELLLSSSAQSSLRPRGILSFNTPSASPIRSLAFTSSKGFHPLAFKSAHQRLITSITVNCVDSGAKAVEVEPVIGGGGGGGIGGDKFGGGGGGGDDNDEGEAGGEEETPLPLSMSQKLTLGYAFLVGVGGLMGYLKSGSQKSLLAGGLSAAVLLFVFRELPTKPVLASTIGVVMAGALTWVMGTRYMGSKKIFPAGVVSFMSFIMTGGYIHGIMRSLH
- the LOC106410244 gene encoding indole-3-acetaldehyde oxidase; amino-acid sequence: MSLVFAINGQRFELELSSVDPSTTLLEFLRYQTPFKSVKLSCGEGGCGACVVLLSKYDPILKSVEDFTVSSCLTLLCSVNHCSITTSEGLGNSRDGFHSIHNRFSGFHASQCGFCTPGMSVSLFSALLDSKSSASEFTAVEAEKAVSGNLCRCTGYRPIIDACKSFASDVDIEDLGFNSFCKKTSLPRFDSEKRVCTFPEFLKDGEIKCIDSGTLKWCSPESVEELQIIVGACKANSDVVSMKLVAGNTSTGYYKDEKEGSYDKYVDLTRIAEMREIRESHNGVEIGAVATISKVIAALKEIHMFGKLAAHMEKIAARFIRNFASIGGNLVMAQRKNFPSDIATILVAAGASVNTMSLSRGLEKVTLEQFLQGPPLDAYDLVLSIEIPFWHHEGNSGDVVFETYRAAPRPLGSALAYLNAAFLAQVNLDTKEIINCRLAFGAYGTKHAIRCKEVEEFLSGKVVTDNVLYEAITLLGKIVKPQEGTSNPAYRSSLAQGFLFNFFHSLEKPGHHLDQPMLSSSQHVPIDKEFYPVGDPATKSGASLQASGEAVYVDDIPAPTNCLYGAFIYSTKPSAKLKGIRFKDNSVPDGVVAVISCEDVPKSGKNVGFKFASFTEPLFADELTLHVGQCIALVVADTQRHADTAANLAVVDYETEDMEPPILSVEEAVKKSSMFEIYPFLYPQQVGDTLKGMSEADHQILSSQIRLGSQYFFYMETQTALAVPDEDNSIVVYSSCQIPQYVHSTVATCLGIPENKVRVIARRVGGGFGGKAVKAMPVAAACAVAANKLQRPVRTYVNRKTDMIMTGGRHPMKITYSVGFKSTGKITALKLEILIDAGATLGLSILMPSNIIGALKKYNWGAISFDIKLCKTNLVSKAIMRAPGDVQGTYIAEAIIENVASSLSLEADTIRNINLHTYESLALFYKDAAGEPHEYTLSSMWDKLGVSSNFEERVSIVRMFNEFNIWRKRGISRVPIIYPVSMFATPGRVSVLSDGTIVVEVGGIELGQGLWTKVKQMTSYALGLLKCGATEELLDKIRVVQSDTLSMVQGNFTGGSTTSEGSCAAVRLCCETLVKRLKPLMEKSDGPISWNKLISQAYAQSVNLSASDLYTPEEKPTKYLNYGVAVSEVEVDLLTGHTTVLQTDILYDSGKSLNPAVDLGQIEGAFVQGLGFFMLEEYITDSEGLLVTDSTWTYKIPTVDTIPRQFNVEMMNSGRHEKRVLSSKASGEPPLLLAASVHCATREAIKEARKQLRMWKGEDGPSLMFQLPVPASMPVVKELCGLDIVESYLEWKSLVNSSL